From a single Couchioplanes caeruleus genomic region:
- a CDS encoding LytR C-terminal domain-containing protein translates to MLLDLEEDVSRAPLAPAAQIRARGRTRARRRTALAATGLTLVAAGAGTAVLRFTGDQPPPTSSPPPAAAPADLCARLDLSLPDDPADIPVRVLDGAATAGLDRTVVQDLHKRRFTRAVAAGEAAERTDAVAVLQYGPEAVGEAVVLRAMLRNEAVLHFDPQRDGVVELVIGNGFRRFASVTEVNQALVEAGRPTAPPECR, encoded by the coding sequence ATGCTGCTGGACCTGGAGGAGGACGTCAGCCGCGCCCCCCTCGCCCCGGCGGCACAGATCCGTGCCCGCGGCCGCACCCGGGCCCGCCGCCGCACCGCGCTGGCCGCGACCGGCCTGACACTGGTCGCCGCCGGTGCCGGAACGGCCGTGCTCCGGTTCACGGGCGACCAGCCGCCCCCCACGTCATCGCCACCCCCGGCCGCCGCGCCGGCGGACCTCTGCGCCCGGCTCGACCTGAGCCTTCCGGACGACCCGGCCGACATCCCCGTACGCGTCCTCGACGGCGCGGCCACGGCCGGCCTGGACCGGACCGTGGTCCAGGACCTGCACAAACGCCGCTTCACCCGGGCGGTCGCGGCCGGTGAGGCGGCGGAACGCACGGACGCGGTGGCGGTCCTGCAGTACGGCCCGGAAGCGGTCGGCGAGGCGGTGGTGCTGCGTGCCATGCTGCGCAACGAGGCGGTCCTGCACTTCGACCCGCAGCGGGACGGGGTCGTGGAGCTGGTGATCGGCAACGGCTTCCGGCGGTTCGCGTCGGTGACGGAGGTGAATCAGGCGCTGGTCGAGGCCGGCAGACCGACCGCACCCCCGGAGTGCCGCTGA
- a CDS encoding RNA polymerase sigma factor SigF, which yields MTVIAVPAHDADTRTDASASTDSASEFITAMASLPAGHPSRPALRDRAIEAWLPLARHLANRYSGRGEPTDDLYQVAVVGLIKAVDRFELDRGVEFAGFAIPTIVGELKRHFRDRTWSIRVPRRLQELRLAITGANSTLSHTLGRSPTVTDIAEHLGITEEEVVEGLEGARAYTAASLSTPVNADGSTELGDTIGGMDDGFELTELRVALGPALAMLSEREQRIVSLRFYGNMTQSQIAEQVGISQMHVSRLLTKALAKLRDQLDGFAA from the coding sequence ATGACCGTCATCGCCGTTCCCGCTCACGACGCCGACACCCGCACGGACGCGTCGGCGAGCACGGACAGCGCCAGTGAGTTCATCACTGCGATGGCGAGCCTGCCCGCGGGGCACCCGTCGCGCCCGGCTCTGCGTGACCGCGCGATCGAGGCGTGGCTGCCGCTGGCCCGGCACCTGGCCAACCGTTACTCCGGCCGGGGCGAGCCCACCGACGACTTGTACCAGGTGGCCGTGGTCGGGCTCATCAAGGCCGTCGACCGCTTCGAGCTGGACCGCGGCGTGGAGTTCGCCGGTTTCGCGATCCCCACGATCGTCGGTGAGCTGAAGCGGCACTTCCGCGACCGCACCTGGTCGATCCGGGTGCCGCGTCGGCTGCAGGAGCTGCGGCTGGCCATCACGGGCGCCAACAGCACGCTGAGCCACACGCTGGGCCGGTCGCCCACGGTGACGGACATCGCCGAGCACCTGGGTATCACCGAGGAAGAGGTCGTCGAGGGGCTGGAGGGCGCGCGGGCGTACACCGCGGCGAGCCTCTCCACGCCGGTCAACGCCGACGGCAGCACCGAGCTGGGCGACACGATCGGCGGCATGGACGACGGCTTCGAGCTCACCGAGCTGCGGGTGGCGCTGGGCCCGGCGCTGGCCATGCTCAGCGAGCGCGAGCAGCGGATCGTCAGCCTGCGCTTCTACGGCAACATGACCCAGTCGCAGATCGCCGAGCAGGTCGGCATCTCCCAGATGCACGTGTCGCGCCTGCTCACCAAGGCGCTCGCGAAGCTCCGCGACCAGCTCGACGGCTTCGCCGCCTGA
- a CDS encoding class I SAM-dependent methyltransferase: MTRAQGDAQPPQASISEDHFVNLYLAKDDPWDVATKWHDQRKYAVTMASLPRERYRRCYEPGCSIGLLTRMLAERCDEVLAVDCVESAVQQAAEVNHDLANVRVATAMLPADLPEDTFDLVVIGDLLYYLSGDDLTALLDGLIQRLEPGGDLVAVHFRDRQDGGNYDGFNVHQALAGRPELDRLVRHEDEWFVLDVFRVRG, encoded by the coding sequence GTGACACGAGCACAGGGTGATGCCCAGCCGCCCCAGGCGTCGATCTCCGAGGACCACTTCGTCAACCTGTACCTCGCCAAGGACGACCCCTGGGACGTCGCGACGAAGTGGCACGACCAGCGCAAGTACGCGGTCACCATGGCGAGCCTGCCCCGCGAGCGGTACCGGCGCTGCTACGAGCCGGGCTGCTCGATCGGTTTGCTCACCCGGATGCTCGCCGAGCGCTGCGACGAGGTGCTGGCGGTCGACTGCGTCGAATCGGCGGTGCAGCAGGCCGCCGAGGTGAACCACGACCTGGCGAACGTACGGGTGGCGACCGCGATGCTGCCCGCGGACCTGCCCGAGGACACGTTCGACCTGGTCGTGATCGGCGACCTGCTCTACTACCTGTCCGGCGACGACCTGACGGCCCTGCTCGACGGGCTGATCCAGCGGCTCGAGCCGGGCGGCGACCTGGTCGCGGTGCACTTCCGGGACCGGCAGGACGGCGGCAACTACGACGGCTTCAACGTGCACCAGGCGCTGGCCGGGCGACCGGAGCTGGACCGCCTCGTCCGCCACGAGGACGAGTGGTTCGTCCTGGACGTCTTCCGCGTCAGGGGCTGA
- a CDS encoding GNAT family N-acetyltransferase gives MSAVVAPPQLELRPSYPIRTERLLLRPLTAGDAGALLAYRSRPDVCRYVPFEPMDGGTIAERLATYWAATVLTDAGQGITLGVELAETGELVGDVLLYWISREHLSGELGYVFHPGHAGHGYATEAARAMLRLGFEDLGLHRIIARVDERNDASAAVLRRLGMRQEARLVENEMFKGEWTTELDFAMLASEWPANR, from the coding sequence ATGAGCGCTGTGGTGGCTCCCCCGCAGCTCGAGCTGCGTCCCTCGTACCCGATCCGCACCGAGCGCCTGCTGCTGCGCCCGCTGACCGCCGGCGACGCCGGTGCGCTGCTCGCGTACCGCAGCCGGCCCGACGTCTGCCGGTACGTGCCGTTCGAGCCGATGGACGGCGGGACGATCGCGGAACGGCTCGCCACGTACTGGGCGGCCACCGTCCTCACCGACGCGGGGCAGGGCATCACGCTCGGCGTCGAGCTCGCGGAGACCGGGGAGCTGGTCGGCGACGTGCTGCTGTACTGGATCAGCCGCGAACACCTCAGCGGCGAGCTCGGCTACGTCTTCCACCCCGGCCATGCCGGGCACGGGTACGCCACCGAGGCGGCGCGCGCCATGCTCCGGCTGGGCTTCGAGGACCTGGGCCTGCACCGCATCATCGCCCGCGTCGACGAGCGCAACGACGCGTCCGCCGCGGTCCTGCGCCGGCTCGGCATGCGCCAGGAAGCCCGCCTCGTGGAGAACGAGATGTTCAAGGGCGAGTGGACCACCGAGCTCGACTTCGCCATGCTCGCCTCGGAGTGGCCGGCGAACCGCTGA
- a CDS encoding phosphotransferase, translated as MAPRTVTRDDLAAVAGAALGGGRRLEAVQRLAGGTRKGVYRLTMDDATTAVAYLWEASENYWPARENDDDPADPFTAGVGPDLFEAAYARLDSLGLRVPEVYAIDRSRTRYPADHVVLEDFPGGNLMDRLARDPVAAEPTMARLAEGLAAMRAHRARAYGKVAVIDGGGASRWPSCEQAALDFALRCLAEAAGRDRRIAEARDRLEERLRELAAAVRPRSEYAVVHGELGLDHVLVDRDGRPVLIDIEDLLYFDVE; from the coding sequence ATGGCGCCCAGAACGGTCACCAGGGACGATCTCGCCGCCGTGGCGGGCGCCGCGCTGGGCGGAGGGCGCCGGCTCGAAGCGGTGCAGCGGCTCGCCGGCGGAACGCGCAAGGGCGTGTACCGGCTGACGATGGACGACGCCACGACGGCGGTCGCCTATCTGTGGGAGGCCTCCGAGAACTACTGGCCGGCGCGGGAGAACGACGACGACCCGGCCGACCCGTTCACGGCCGGCGTGGGCCCGGACCTCTTCGAGGCCGCGTACGCCCGCCTGGACTCCCTCGGGCTGCGGGTTCCCGAGGTGTACGCGATCGACCGGAGCCGTACCCGCTACCCGGCCGATCACGTGGTGCTGGAGGACTTCCCGGGCGGGAACCTCATGGACCGGCTCGCCCGCGACCCCGTCGCCGCGGAGCCGACGATGGCACGGCTCGCCGAGGGACTGGCCGCGATGCGGGCACATCGCGCTCGCGCGTACGGGAAAGTGGCCGTGATCGACGGCGGCGGCGCCTCCCGGTGGCCCTCGTGCGAGCAGGCCGCCCTGGATTTCGCCCTGCGCTGCCTCGCCGAGGCGGCCGGCCGGGACCGGCGGATCGCCGAGGCGCGGGACCGGCTGGAGGAGCGGCTGCGGGAGCTGGCCGCCGCTGTCCGGCCGCGCAGCGAGTACGCGGTCGTGCACGGCGAGCTCGGCCTCGACCACGTGCTCGTCGACCGCGACGGCCGTCCGGTGCTCATCGACATCGAGGACCTGCTGTACTTCGACGTCGAATGA
- a CDS encoding SigE family RNA polymerase sigma factor, giving the protein MTRGGTEDFDAFYAATARRVVLHVYAVCGDLGDAQDIVQEAYARAWQHWPKVSAYDNPEQWVRTVAWRLAANRWRGFKRWLAAQARLGGQPTTTASPTPDRVAVIAALQRLPEAQRQTVVLHYLLDMSVSDIATGTGVPSGTVKARLARARTALADLLSDETPEVNDAASRS; this is encoded by the coding sequence ATGACCCGCGGCGGCACCGAGGACTTCGACGCGTTCTACGCGGCCACCGCGCGGCGCGTGGTGCTGCACGTGTACGCCGTCTGCGGTGACCTGGGCGACGCTCAGGACATCGTGCAGGAGGCGTACGCGCGCGCGTGGCAGCACTGGCCGAAGGTCTCGGCGTACGACAACCCGGAGCAGTGGGTGCGGACCGTGGCGTGGCGGCTGGCGGCCAACCGCTGGCGCGGCTTCAAACGGTGGCTCGCGGCGCAGGCCCGGCTGGGCGGTCAGCCCACCACCACGGCCAGCCCGACCCCCGACCGGGTCGCGGTGATCGCCGCCCTGCAACGGCTGCCCGAGGCGCAACGGCAGACCGTGGTCCTGCACTACCTGCTCGACATGTCGGTCAGCGACATCGCCACCGGCACGGGGGTCCCGTCCGGAACGGTGAAGGCCCGCCTCGCCCGGGCCCGCACCGCGCTCGCGGACCTGCTCAGCGACGAAACACCGGAGGTCAACGATGCCGCGTCCCGTTCGTGA
- a CDS encoding TPM domain-containing protein has protein sequence MRSRTRVVTASLLVGVALMGWTTPAAAAPAYPKPGRCVDRTDVLGGALCAKVTTILKRDEKATSDEIAVAVVPTTGDESIEAWTTGLFNSWGVGKKDKNNGVLLVVAVDDHRVRLETGRGVTKRLTDREAKAIVDGVVTPRFAAGDYQLGILAGLDEVRRELGHSLPANARLESLAEPAGDEPDSDFVSGGGTGSGYVADGDFAFPDDSGDDEGSGSAWAILIVALAGIGLIFAVVSRAAGAVSGAPRGSSPSWVRPAGGLRSPHHHHHHTAWVAGSTDTSAPTFSSSPDTGSSFGGGSSDGSGASGSW, from the coding sequence ATGAGATCGCGTACGAGGGTAGTGACGGCGTCCCTGCTGGTGGGCGTGGCACTGATGGGTTGGACGACCCCGGCCGCCGCGGCGCCCGCGTACCCGAAGCCGGGCCGGTGTGTCGATCGGACCGACGTGCTGGGCGGCGCGCTGTGCGCGAAGGTGACCACGATCCTGAAGCGGGACGAGAAGGCGACCTCCGACGAGATCGCCGTCGCGGTCGTGCCCACCACCGGCGACGAGAGCATCGAGGCCTGGACGACCGGCCTCTTCAACAGCTGGGGCGTCGGCAAGAAGGACAAGAACAACGGGGTCCTGCTGGTCGTCGCCGTCGACGACCATCGGGTACGCCTGGAGACCGGCCGGGGTGTGACGAAGCGGCTGACCGACCGGGAGGCCAAGGCCATCGTGGACGGTGTCGTCACTCCGCGCTTCGCCGCCGGCGACTACCAGCTGGGTATCCTCGCCGGCCTCGACGAGGTCCGCCGCGAGCTGGGTCATTCCCTCCCGGCGAACGCCCGGCTCGAGTCCCTGGCCGAGCCTGCCGGCGACGAGCCGGATTCCGACTTCGTGTCCGGCGGCGGGACGGGGTCCGGCTACGTGGCCGACGGCGACTTCGCCTTCCCCGACGACTCCGGCGACGACGAGGGATCGGGGTCGGCCTGGGCCATCCTGATCGTCGCGCTGGCCGGGATCGGCCTCATCTTCGCGGTGGTCTCGCGCGCCGCCGGCGCCGTTTCCGGCGCGCCCCGCGGGAGTTCCCCGAGCTGGGTGCGCCCGGCCGGCGGGCTGAGGTCCCCGCACCACCATCACCACCACACCGCGTGGGTGGCCGGGAGCACCGACACGTCGGCGCCGACCTTCAGCTCGTCACCCGACACGGGCTCGAGCTTCGGCGGCGGCAGCTCCGACGGCTCAGGGGCGTCCGGAAGCTGGTGA
- a CDS encoding C40 family peptidase: MVSAGKPVAVRQAPTLTPLELSRRHARARVRVVSYARAQRGDWYAHGASGPSRWDCSGLTSGAYRTVGIRLPHSSAAQARRGIRVTPRYAKVGDLVAMNGHVGVLVGRWRMVDAPGPGRRVVERAVFRTSTLQFRRLIG, encoded by the coding sequence GTGGTAAGCGCCGGGAAGCCCGTCGCGGTTCGTCAGGCGCCGACGCTCACGCCGCTCGAGCTGTCCCGGCGACATGCCCGGGCGCGGGTGCGGGTGGTGTCGTACGCCCGGGCTCAGCGAGGTGACTGGTACGCGCACGGCGCCAGCGGGCCGTCGCGGTGGGACTGCTCGGGGTTGACGTCGGGGGCGTACCGGACCGTGGGGATCCGGCTGCCGCACTCGTCCGCCGCACAGGCCCGGCGGGGCATCCGGGTCACGCCGCGGTACGCGAAGGTCGGCGACCTCGTGGCGATGAACGGGCATGTCGGGGTGCTGGTCGGGCGGTGGCGGATGGTCGACGCGCCGGGCCCGGGGCGGCGGGTGGTCGAGCGGGCGGTGTTCCGTACGAGCACGCTGCAGTTCCGCCGGCTGATCGGTTGA
- a CDS encoding LamG-like jellyroll fold domain-containing protein yields MTPHFSRRRRAAVAVAATAVAATLAGSFFIRADASTTSWGTQVARYTFDDPDAGSLLDLSGHRHVLAPVSGAGGAVATIPRGDGVALTFPAACHEEPCPRVALRARSSEDLNPGKRLIRFGASVLLAPDQTTKGQNVLQKGYSARGSQYKLQIDGLAGKPSCALVDGRTRRVHIAKSSITVADNAWHSLECRRKRSMLVIRVDGERRGSTRIPADLSVSNRNPLSVGGKGAYTDNDQFQGALDDVWVAIA; encoded by the coding sequence ATGACACCACACTTTTCCCGTCGCCGCCGGGCGGCCGTGGCCGTGGCCGCCACCGCGGTGGCGGCCACGCTCGCCGGGTCGTTCTTCATACGCGCCGACGCGAGCACCACCTCCTGGGGTACGCAGGTCGCGCGCTACACGTTCGACGACCCCGACGCCGGCAGCCTGCTCGACCTCTCCGGCCACCGGCACGTGCTCGCGCCGGTCAGCGGCGCGGGCGGCGCCGTGGCCACGATCCCCCGCGGCGACGGCGTGGCCCTCACGTTCCCGGCGGCCTGCCACGAGGAGCCGTGCCCCCGGGTCGCCCTGCGCGCCCGCAGCTCCGAGGACCTCAACCCGGGCAAGCGGCTGATCCGCTTCGGCGCCTCCGTGCTGCTCGCCCCGGACCAGACCACCAAGGGCCAGAACGTGCTGCAGAAGGGCTACTCCGCCCGGGGCAGCCAGTACAAGCTGCAGATCGACGGGCTGGCCGGCAAGCCCAGCTGCGCCCTCGTGGACGGCCGGACCCGGCGCGTGCACATCGCGAAGAGCAGCATCACCGTCGCGGACAACGCCTGGCACAGCCTCGAGTGCCGGCGCAAGCGCAGCATGCTCGTGATCCGGGTGGACGGGGAGCGGCGCGGCAGCACCCGCATCCCGGCCGACCTGTCGGTGTCCAACCGCAACCCGCTGAGCGTCGGCGGCAAGGGCGCGTACACCGACAACGACCAGTTCCAGGGCGCGCTCGACGACGTCTGGGTGGCCATCGCCTGA
- a CDS encoding DUF4352 domain-containing protein, which yields MPYRRLRQHLATRTDDWWPWLVVVFAVLLTAGCVTLVAAIGAAADQLSAGLGGTTRQAARADAVAGRMNEEVADGRFEFAVTGMRCGVRQVGTRRLGQKARGRFCLVTVTVKNIGRRARTLDAGAQTGYAADGRAFPSEAGAAMYAAGPGRTVLERIDPGVRVRGTLVFDVPRGTRLASVVLRGSALTRGVRIPLA from the coding sequence ATGCCGTACCGCCGGCTGCGGCAGCACCTCGCGACGCGTACCGACGACTGGTGGCCGTGGCTCGTCGTCGTCTTCGCGGTGCTGCTCACCGCGGGTTGCGTCACGCTCGTCGCGGCCATCGGCGCCGCCGCCGACCAGCTCTCCGCCGGTCTCGGCGGGACCACCCGGCAGGCTGCCCGCGCGGACGCTGTGGCCGGCCGGATGAACGAGGAGGTCGCCGACGGCCGCTTCGAGTTCGCCGTCACCGGGATGCGCTGCGGCGTACGCCAGGTCGGCACCCGGCGGCTCGGACAGAAGGCGCGCGGCCGGTTCTGCCTGGTCACCGTCACGGTCAAGAACATCGGCCGGCGCGCGCGGACCCTCGACGCCGGCGCGCAGACCGGATACGCCGCCGACGGCCGGGCGTTCCCCAGCGAGGCGGGCGCCGCCATGTACGCGGCCGGCCCGGGCCGGACGGTGCTCGAGCGCATCGATCCCGGCGTCCGCGTACGCGGCACGCTGGTCTTCGACGTCCCCCGGGGAACGAGGCTGGCGTCCGTCGTGCTGCGCGGCTCGGCGCTGACCCGGGGCGTACGCATCCCGCTGGCCTGA
- a CDS encoding Lrp/AsnC family transcriptional regulator: protein MRGSHHSAHRASRPRPRATTFSARARAPPPGWCPWPGPYAGSPPACRRWPVPGRSPARTSRGAVRRPWRARCRPRQTNRDLARKLGIAPSTCLERVRALRERGVITGYHAEVSLAALNRPVQALLHVQVRPLSRTVMDGFKAYAMALPEVLSVFVVAGGDDFLVHVAVPDVDALHAFLMDKFSGRREIVGFRSSVIYQHARKQVVEQLDA from the coding sequence CTGCGGGGGAGCCACCACAGCGCTCATCGTGCCAGCCGGCCTCGCCCCCGCGCGACGACGTTCTCGGCCCGGGCGCGGGCCCCTCCGCCGGGGTGGTGCCCGTGGCCCGGGCCGTACGCAGGATCTCCGCCAGCGTGCCGCCGATGGCCCGTACCCGGGCGGTCGCCTGCGCGGACGTCTCGTGGTGCAGTTCGACGGCCGTGGCGTGCACGATGCCGCCCCCGGCAGACCAACCGCGACCTCGCCCGCAAGCTGGGCATCGCCCCGTCGACCTGCCTCGAGCGGGTCCGGGCACTGCGCGAGCGCGGCGTCATCACCGGCTACCACGCCGAGGTCAGCCTGGCCGCCCTCAACCGGCCGGTCCAGGCGCTGCTGCACGTCCAGGTCCGGCCGCTGAGCCGTACGGTGATGGACGGCTTCAAGGCGTACGCGATGGCGCTGCCCGAGGTGCTGTCGGTGTTCGTCGTGGCCGGCGGCGACGACTTCCTCGTGCACGTCGCCGTGCCGGACGTCGACGCCCTGCACGCGTTCCTGATGGACAAGTTCAGCGGCCGGCGGGAGATCGTCGGGTTCCGCAGCTCGGTGATCTACCAGCACGCCCGCAAACAGGTCGTCGAACAACTCGACGCCTGA
- a CDS encoding serine/threonine protein kinase: MDPLLPADPHRAGRYELEGRLGTGGMGTVYLGRSPGGRLAAVKMLDPLLLTHPDTLVRFRREAETLRKMRSAYTATLIDCELTDPPYWMATEFIPGATLADAVEAEGPMTTGECLRLMASLAEGLAEIHGHGICHRDLKPQNVILSTTGPQLIDFGLARDPTDTGLTQSGIIVGTPGYIAPELLTDDRLSPAADVFALGATVAHAATGRRPYGAGSAQAICQRLLREEIDLDGVDARLAGLIRSCVAGDPERRPTPEQIVSRCHHPRLGDTDPHAAAMPPPVSWSGTSAAADRSSLSGPVAPVDTPPPATVTARRRGKRVGLALGAVAAATLLFAGGVGAAVKFTANAEDAPAAPVAQASPVPSATPSVRPSVRKSPSKRPTSKAPVPVKTTRSKPSPSPKPSTVPPVTTVTSVDGRCIQTPAEAANGVKLSAAKCTGTKAQRWTFTREGALMPATATKCLDIGGNAGADIDYRIQLWDCNFGGGQLWVPQTDGALYNAGSGRCLSILPKSGGGPALAILPCTGKASQRWRLPR; encoded by the coding sequence GTGGATCCCCTCCTGCCCGCCGATCCCCACCGAGCCGGGCGGTACGAGCTCGAGGGCCGGCTGGGCACCGGCGGCATGGGCACGGTCTATCTCGGGCGCTCGCCCGGTGGCCGCCTGGCCGCCGTGAAGATGCTCGACCCGTTGCTGCTGACCCACCCCGACACGCTCGTACGGTTCCGGCGGGAGGCCGAGACGCTACGGAAGATGCGCAGCGCGTACACGGCGACGCTGATCGACTGCGAGCTGACCGACCCGCCGTACTGGATGGCCACCGAGTTCATCCCCGGCGCCACGCTCGCCGACGCGGTCGAGGCCGAGGGCCCGATGACCACCGGCGAGTGCCTGCGGCTGATGGCGAGCCTGGCCGAGGGGCTCGCGGAGATCCACGGGCACGGCATCTGCCACCGCGACCTCAAGCCGCAGAACGTCATCCTGTCCACGACCGGCCCGCAGCTCATCGACTTCGGGCTGGCCCGGGACCCCACCGACACCGGCCTCACGCAGAGCGGCATCATCGTCGGCACCCCCGGGTACATCGCTCCCGAGCTGCTCACCGACGACCGGCTCTCGCCCGCCGCGGACGTGTTCGCGCTCGGGGCCACCGTCGCGCACGCGGCCACCGGGCGCCGCCCGTACGGCGCCGGCAGCGCCCAGGCCATCTGCCAGCGCCTGCTGCGCGAGGAGATCGACCTCGACGGCGTCGACGCGCGCCTCGCCGGGCTCATCCGGTCCTGTGTGGCCGGTGACCCGGAGCGGCGCCCGACGCCCGAGCAGATCGTCAGCCGCTGCCACCACCCCCGGCTCGGCGACACCGATCCGCACGCGGCCGCCATGCCGCCGCCGGTGAGCTGGTCCGGCACCTCCGCGGCAGCCGACCGCTCGAGCCTGTCCGGCCCGGTTGCGCCGGTGGACACCCCACCGCCGGCGACCGTCACGGCACGGCGGCGGGGCAAGCGGGTGGGGCTGGCGCTGGGCGCGGTCGCGGCCGCCACGCTGCTGTTCGCCGGTGGCGTGGGCGCGGCGGTCAAGTTCACCGCGAACGCCGAGGACGCGCCGGCCGCCCCCGTCGCGCAGGCCTCACCGGTGCCCTCCGCCACCCCGTCCGTACGGCCGTCCGTGCGCAAGTCCCCGTCGAAGCGGCCGACCAGCAAGGCGCCCGTACCCGTCAAGACCACCCGCAGCAAGCCGAGTCCTTCGCCGAAGCCGAGCACCGTCCCGCCCGTCACCACGGTGACCAGCGTCGACGGCCGCTGCATCCAGACGCCCGCCGAAGCCGCCAACGGCGTCAAGCTCAGCGCCGCGAAGTGCACCGGCACCAAGGCGCAGCGCTGGACGTTCACCCGCGAGGGCGCGCTCATGCCGGCCACCGCGACGAAATGCCTCGACATCGGCGGGAATGCGGGCGCCGACATCGACTACCGCATCCAGCTGTGGGACTGCAACTTCGGCGGTGGTCAGCTGTGGGTGCCGCAGACCGACGGCGCGCTCTACAACGCCGGCTCGGGCCGGTGCCTCAGCATCCTGCCGAAGTCCGGGGGCGGCCCGGCGCTCGCGATCCTGCCCTGCACCGGCAAGGCGAGCCAGCGCTGGCGGCTGCCGCGCTGA
- a CDS encoding pectate lyase: MTVRTVRPGRRRRAAVFTGFAAVLVAAAGITTSAFAGTPTAAPAPQPAAKTLATSWPTPVRTETLTATRKISGSFDGGNVRFVGGGALGDGGQDEGQDPLFQLADGATLANVIIGSPAADGVHCSGTCTLRNVWWQDVGEDAATFKGTSAAQTMTIVGGGAMHAADKVFQHNGPGTTVIRDFQAADIGKLYRSCGNCSKQFARHVQISNVTVTVPLKILAGINPNFGDTATISGVTLVGDASRSALCGLFQGVTSGEPKLISTTPDGVSCKVS; encoded by the coding sequence ATGACCGTACGAACCGTCCGGCCGGGCCGCCGGCGACGTGCCGCGGTGTTCACCGGTTTCGCCGCGGTGCTCGTCGCGGCCGCGGGGATCACGACGTCGGCGTTCGCGGGTACGCCCACCGCGGCGCCGGCACCGCAGCCGGCCGCGAAGACCCTGGCCACGTCCTGGCCGACCCCCGTACGCACCGAGACGCTCACCGCCACCCGGAAGATCAGCGGCAGCTTCGACGGCGGCAACGTCCGGTTCGTCGGCGGTGGCGCGCTCGGCGACGGGGGTCAGGACGAGGGCCAGGACCCGCTGTTCCAGCTCGCCGACGGCGCCACGCTGGCCAACGTGATCATCGGCAGCCCGGCGGCCGACGGCGTGCACTGCTCCGGCACCTGCACGCTGCGCAACGTGTGGTGGCAGGACGTGGGCGAGGACGCCGCGACCTTCAAGGGCACCTCGGCCGCTCAGACCATGACGATCGTCGGCGGCGGGGCGATGCACGCGGCCGACAAGGTGTTCCAGCACAACGGCCCGGGCACCACGGTGATCCGCGACTTCCAGGCGGCCGACATCGGCAAGCTCTACCGCTCGTGCGGCAACTGCAGCAAGCAGTTCGCGCGCCACGTGCAGATCTCGAACGTGACGGTCACCGTACCCCTGAAGATCCTGGCCGGGATCAACCCGAACTTCGGCGACACGGCGACCATCTCGGGCGTGACGCTGGTCGGCGACGCGAGCAGGTCGGCGCTGTGCGGGCTGTTCCAGGGCGTGACCAGCGGCGAGCCGAAGCTGATCAGCACCACCCCCGACGGGGTGTCCTGCAAGGTCAGCTGA